The Eremothecium gossypii ATCC 10895 chromosome VII, complete sequence nucleotide sequence CCTCCGCAGACACCGCTTCGGCCTTCTTTTGCTGCTTCTTTGCGATCTCCACAGGGTGGTAGCGTCTGCAGAACATCTGTGCCTGTTTGGCAAACGGACCTTTGAAGACCAGGAAGGTTAGGGCGATCGCAATGTGAACGTAGAAATTCACAGAACTCCAGCAGGATAACGACTTGCGCAAGTCCAAGATCACGAAAGGTTGGACCAGATACCCAAACGCGAGTTTGGTGACCCAGGAGCAGATAAAATCGTAAATAACTTTTGATTTAAGCGGTGTTTTCCCGTCTTCTGCCAAGAACATAGGCCTGAAGTTCTTCCGGTAGATCTTGCCAACAGTTTGAAACAAGGCTCCAGTAGCAAAACTCAAGTAATACCCAGGTCTAGTACCGTGCCAGAATGCGGAGGTCAAGAACGTAAACAGCGTGGAGCGGAAGCCTGGCTTTTTACCCTTGCGTGTCACGCGCAGGTAGACGTAGTACTTGAGCCATTTGTTCGTATTCATGTTCCAGGCCTCCAGGCACTCCCTGGTATTCTGCGCAAACTCAAAAGCCTTGATATCGACATTCTGGACACGGTCCCATTTAATCTGCTGCGTGTCCGGATCGTAGCCGTTATACCCCAGGCCGCAAACCATGCACGATGCTTCTGAGATGATCCACGCGGCGTAATACTTGAAGCGGAACGTCGTGCCCAGGAGGTAGAGGTAGTGCATCTTGTAAAGCATAGACCTGGCTTTGAACTCCGGAGATAGCACAGAACGCACGTTCACGTAGTTCGGAGACACAAACGAGAGCGCGATCCACATGATTCCCTGGAGCACCCGGCCCAGTGCCAACGAGCCGCACTTCGGGATCTGGCGGCGCTGGTTCTTGTCCCGCGACCAACGCCTCTTGGGCTTCTTGGTCTCCGGCAAATCGCGGAATATCTCGCACCTGAGCCAAGAAGCAAAGTCTGCGTAGTCAAAGCTTGGCCCCGTCAACAAGCTCGGGTAGAAAAACGCATACGCCATAAACTCTAGCAGCGAAGGGTGCTGCGTCACCGACCGATGCAGCTGGTACGCACTCAGGTCTTCCTTCTTCGCATACGTGCCATCGTAGTACGACCACGCAAACGCAGTCAGCTTCATCACCAGCACCATCTGCGCGCCCGTGATGTCCACCTTGCTGCTATCGTAGTCCGTCGACATCTGCATGTGAATGTGGTTCATCGCCAGGTGCGCCATCACAAACACGAAGTTCACATAAGGCATGAACCGCGAGCGGTAGAACCGCGTTATCCCGTACGTGAACAGCGTGCTAATCAACAACGTCTTGAACCCATCGTACAGGTTCAGAATCCCAAACAGGTAGAAAGCCGACACGCACACGATGTACACACACTTTAGCCGGACCCGCTGGTCGGGCAGTCTTTTCAGCAACGCATTGAACGGGAACGAAATGAACAGGCAGATCGCCAGCTTCAGAGTCACTTCATCAATGTGGAATTCCTCGCATAGCTGCTGCAGCTTAGCGTGAATTGGGTTGTACATCCTGCTTCCACCGCTTCTTAGCGCTATTCGCTTCTTACTCTTTACTCGCCGATGTTACTGGATGGTTTGCGGATATCTCTTAACCTTGCGCTGTTTCCCCGAGGGGGAGTGTTGGCCAACGAATTCTGCCCGGATGTTCAAACGTCGCATATTTCATCCCCTACGCAACGATGCCGCCCCGTGCACCAACTAAGATACCGAACCCTCTGTAGTGAACACTAATATATAATCCAGTTACCGCAGCAAGTACTGGCTCAAATGCTGCAAATCTGCCATGGCTTGCAGTTCTCTGCAGTGCAGATGCACGCTTAGATGGACAGCTACGCCACACGCAAGTGGAGGTCTCTCACAAAAATGCTCGAGCAGTTGACTCAGATGACCCTTCTGGTGCCGCGGCAGGAGCGAGCGTGGTAGTCAGGCTTTTTCTGCGTGGGATGTGCGGGGCTGTGCCCCGCACATCTTAGCTGTTGCATGAGGCTTCCTTCAATTAAAAATTTACATCAAATGATGTCTCACAGTAGGATATAAGATAAGGTTAAAACGATGTTTGGCAGAGTTCGGCAGGGCTTAGTAGACGCGGGACGCTTGTCTACTCTCAGAAGGATGGGGTCGTCGGTTGCTGGTTCACGCAGCGGGGGCACCGGCGTGATGTTCATGAACATGGGAGGCCCGTCGACTGTGGCGGAGACTCACGACTTCCTGTACCGGCTGTTCTCGGACAACGATCTGATCCCGATCAGCGCGAAGTACCAGCCTCTGATTGCCAAGTTTGTTGCGCGGATGCGGACTCCCAAGATCGCGAAGCAGTACGAGGAGATTGGCGGGGGCTCGCCGATCCGCAAGTGGTCAGAGTATCAGGCGACGCGCGTGTGtgagctgctggacgagcGTTGTCCGGAGAGCGCGCCGCACCGGCCGTACGTGGCGTTCCGCTACGCGCGTCCACTGACGGACGAGACCTACCAGCAGATGCTGAAGGACGGTGTGCAGCGGGCGGTGGCCTTTTCGCAGTACCCGCAGTTTTCCTATGCGACGACGGGTTCGAGTCTAAACGAATTATGGCGTCAGGTGAAGGAGCTGGACCCCGAGCGCAAGATTGAGTGGTCCGTCATCGACCGGTGGCCTACACAACCGGGGTTGGTGCAAGCGTTTGCAGACAACATCAACAAGACCCTGCAAGAGTTCCCGGAGGAGATCAGAAAGGACGTCGTCATTCTTTTCTCCGCGCATTCACTGCCAATGGACATTGTGAACACGGGTGATGCGTATCCGGCGGAGGTCGGCGCGACTGCGTACGAAATTATGCGGAAGCTGAAGTTCAGCAACCCGTATAGGCTCGTCTGGCAGTCTCAAGTGGGGCCTAAGCCATGGTTGGGTGCGCAAACTGCACAGATCACGGAGTTCCTCAGCGACAAAGTTCCTGGTTTGGTACTGGTGCCAGTCGCCTTCACTTCAGACCACATTGAAACGCTACATGAAGTGGATCTGGGAATAATTGGCGAGTCCGAGCACAAGGACAAAATCAAAAGATGCGAGTCTCTAAACGGGAATGAGACGTTCATTCGGGGGTTGGCCGACCTGGTCGAATCCCACTTAAAAAGCGGCGAATCATACTCGAAACAGCTCCCACTGGACTTCAAACTGGGCAAATCGAGCGACCCACTCGGCCATCCCTCGCAGCTCTTCAAGAGCAAACTTTAAAATATATGTAGTTCCATTGATGAATGCATGATTAGTTTATTAACATGATACAAAGCTATGTAAGGGTATCTGCAGCTAGAAGTGCGTTCACTCCCTAGCGCTGACCAACTTGAATCCAGCCTCCAGCACTGCAGCGGCCTTTTCGCTTTTGTTTGGCAAATTGCTTAGGACAAACGCAACATCATCCCACTGCTTTTGTGTCTCTGCTTTGGATATTCTTGTTAGTAGCTTTTCGCACAGCTGTTTTTGGTGACGCTCTTTGTCGATGAACGAAAGTAGAAACTTGATTATGCGCCTGAAGGAATCCTTGTTTAGTTCATTATCGCTCGATAGCCCACTGAATATATCTATGAACCCATTGTAAATAGCATTGTCTTTAGTTGCAAGTTCTGAAAAGAACAGTTTGCACATATCACTGATCCCCTGGTCAGCATTCTCGAGACATTTCGCCATTTGTCCCAACTGACCCTTAACTTTCACTTGCCCGGCTAAAATCAGGAACGTCACAGTCATTAGACAGGTTCGCTGGACCATTATGCTTTCGTCATGGAGGCGATGATAGAGATAGTCGGTGTTCTCGTCAACAAGGTTGTTGAAACACACCGCCATATCGCCTAAACCTAACACAGCATTAGATCTAATTATTGGATCCTCGGACTTCTCCATCATTGTGATCAGCAGGGGTAGGTTACGTTCACAGTACTTGGAAGACACGCACATCAACTTTTCTAAACATAACACCGCGCTACGCTGTAACATCTGGTTCTTAAATCTTCCTGTATTAGATACAATCTCTTCCACTAATGGGCCAAAACGAGCAAGAAGAGAGTTATCGCCAAACAATAACTCGTTTTCCTTGATAAAGTTTACTGCATCGCTAAAGTCATCTTCGTTTGTCCCCCCAATCATCTCAAGCTCCTTGTGGTTTTCATCCTCATGTTGCATGGAGACGTCGGCTTCGGCATTATTAGCGTTAGCCTCGGCAGTTTTTCCCTCCTTTTTAGCCATTTCATTTTCTATCTTTCTCTTCTTAAACTCGGCTTCGCAGTTTTCCAGGTATACGACTAGTTTAATGG carries:
- the HEM15 gene encoding ferrochelatase HEM15 (Syntenic homolog of Saccharomyces cerevisiae YOR176W (HEM15)); translation: MFGRVRQGLVDAGRLSTLRRMGSSVAGSRSGGTGVMFMNMGGPSTVAETHDFLYRLFSDNDLIPISAKYQPLIAKFVARMRTPKIAKQYEEIGGGSPIRKWSEYQATRVCELLDERCPESAPHRPYVAFRYARPLTDETYQQMLKDGVQRAVAFSQYPQFSYATTGSSLNELWRQVKELDPERKIEWSVIDRWPTQPGLVQAFADNINKTLQEFPEEIRKDVVILFSAHSLPMDIVNTGDAYPAEVGATAYEIMRKLKFSNPYRLVWQSQVGPKPWLGAQTAQITEFLSDKVPGLVLVPVAFTSDHIETLHEVDLGIIGESEHKDKIKRCESLNGNETFIRGLADLVESHLKSGESYSKQLPLDFKLGKSSDPLGHPSQLFKSKL
- the ALE1 gene encoding lysophospholipid acyltransferase (Syntenic homolog of Saccharomyces cerevisiae YOR175C (ALE1)); this translates as MYNPIHAKLQQLCEEFHIDEVTLKLAICLFISFPFNALLKRLPDQRVRLKCVYIVCVSAFYLFGILNLYDGFKTLLISTLFTYGITRFYRSRFMPYVNFVFVMAHLAMNHIHMQMSTDYDSSKVDITGAQMVLVMKLTAFAWSYYDGTYAKKEDLSAYQLHRSVTQHPSLLEFMAYAFFYPSLLTGPSFDYADFASWLRCEIFRDLPETKKPKRRWSRDKNQRRQIPKCGSLALGRVLQGIMWIALSFVSPNYVNVRSVLSPEFKARSMLYKMHYLYLLGTTFRFKYYAAWIISEASCMVCGLGYNGYDPDTQQIKWDRVQNVDIKAFEFAQNTRECLEAWNMNTNKWLKYYVYLRVTRKGKKPGFRSTLFTFLTSAFWHGTRPGYYLSFATGALFQTVGKIYRKNFRPMFLAEDGKTPLKSKVIYDFICSWVTKLAFGYLVQPFVILDLRKSLSCWSSVNFYVHIAIALTFLVFKGPFAKQAQMFCRRYHPVEIAKKQQKKAEAVSAEAAPTLGDILKDKAQFETNEAENMAMMLGIPDPSEVELEEAKKDLEEFYKQYDAWKRKNGLEVEEENLRDAFQNFKKEFRKTTRRMSFSDYAASPSKSK